A window from Plasmodium cynomolgi strain B DNA, chromosome 7, whole genome shotgun sequence encodes these proteins:
- a CDS encoding phist protein (Pf-fam-b;~putative), which translates to MQDCYPLKPILFYPLTFLIGKNNKIWKESPKKNSLLGKRKITSDEEKKKTFSVFTFSDTVLCAMYIALDGQEAVMTKSEIYRMGFRRPHLTEDGELAFHPKKGSSRDTDLSPAIQKIYKDMERCFSKKYTNLLTERDKKRWIKNVMLFRNYNSQDMTDEELSERIDKLKGPVDTKTMIFVWNYVHDHEKKKYILMVEGMRETCRRLADYYNVPWEYETEKFRYVHDKMIKMLMKRENFEIKNIKDFATDEPICARWEFQRYLKLKRRSWADFTRRMERKWTKKLQHSFRSGKYMGMYWM; encoded by the exons atgcagGACTGTTATCCCCTGAAGCCGATACTGTTTTATCCGCTAACGTTCCTAATTGGGAAGAACAATAAAATTTGGAAGGAGTCCCCAAAAAAGAATTCATTATtggggaagagaaaaatcacaagcgatgaagaaaaaaagaagacctTCTCggttttcaccttttccgaCACGGTTCTTTGCGC AATGTACATTGCCCTGGATGGCCAAGAGGCAGTTATGACAAAGTCGGAAATCTATCGAATG GGATTCAGAAGACCCCATTTAACGGAGGACGGAGAATTGGCCTTTCacccaaaaaaaggtagtAGCAGAGATACAGATTTGTCACCAGcaattcaaaaaatatataaagataTGGAAAGATGTTTCTCGAAAAAGTACACAAATCTGTTGACTGaaagggataaaaaaaggtggattaaaaatgtgatgcTTTTTAGAAATTACAACTCGCAAGATATGACTGATGAAGAATTGAGCGAAAGGattgataaattaaaagggCCTGTAGATACTAAGACCATGATTTTTGTGTGGAATTATGTCCACGAccatgagaagaaaaaatatattctcaTGGTGGAAGGCATGCGAGAAACATGCAGAAGATTGGCTGACTATTACAATGTCCCCTGGGAGTACGAAACGGAGAAATTTAGATACGTTCAcgataaaatgataaaaatgttaatgaaaagagaaaattttgaaataaaaaacatcaagGATTTTGCTACTGATGAGCCTATATGTGCCAGATGGGAATTTCAGAGGTACCTAAAACTTAAGCGGAGGTCATGGGCCGATTTTACTCGGCGTATGGAAAGAAAGTGGACCAAAAAGTTGCAGCATTCATTTAGGAGCGGTAAATACATGGGCATGTATTGGATGTGA
- a CDS encoding hypothetical protein (putative) — protein sequence MQEKTNNPLILSTKVFTFFLIVCAWKYPFQSSSFRNSSSTSNLNNTLGELRGRLLKGGTAVERHAQDAVLRERLVNILHDDDETIKDRLNELIQEEKRKKNVESTLSNGKLLDELTQSSNSGKGANASQRQGKHKKYANTGRFKVESTDSLNLSIEINGSTGSLSGAINTISSTGSLNRKMDNGSSTKSLSLRSDDDASSGSLSLRSDDDASTKSLSLRSDDDASSESLSIRSDDNASTESQSLDSTSNDSTTTMDSIQLDDYLEKEFELELSDNGSRGSISLDDKYYVQDTITEKNEK from the exons ATGCAAGAAAAAACTAATAATCCCCTTATCCTTTCCACGAAGGTTTTTACCTTCTTCCTCATTGTCTGCGCTTGGAAGTATCCCTTCCAG TCCTCCTCCTTTAGAAACTCATCCAGCACGAGTAACTTGAATAACACATTGGGTGAACTCAGGGGAAGACTTTTAAAGGGAGGCACGGCAGTAGAGAGACACGCACAAGATGCTGTGCTACGAGAAAGGCTAGTCAACATACTCCACGATGATGACGAAACGATTAAAGATCGATTAAACGAGTTGATACAAGAGgagaaacgcaaaaaaaacgtggaatCTACATTAAGTAATGGAAAGTTGCTTGATGAGTTAACGCAAAGTAGCAACTCGGGAAAAGGAGCCAATGCATCGCAACGCCAAGGCAAACATAAGAAGTATGCAAATACAGGACGCTTTAAGGTCGAATCTACCGACTCGCTAAATTTGTCAATCGAAATTAACGGTTCCACAGGCTCGCTAAGTGGAGCAATTAACACGATCAGTTCCACAGGATCACtaaatagaaaaatggaCAATGGCAGTTCCACGAAGTCGCTAAGCTTACGAAGCGATGATGACGCATCTTCGGGGTCGCTAAGCTTACGAAGTGATGATGATGCATCCACGAAGTCGCTAAGCTTACGAAGCGATGATGACGCATCTTCGGAGTCGCTAAGCATACGAAGCGATGATAACGCTTCCACAGAGTCTCAAAGCCTCGACAGCACCAGCAATGACTCCACAACAACTATGGATTCGATCCAACTAGATGattatttagaaaaagaatttgaacTCGAGCTAAGTGACAACGGTAGTAGGGGATCAATAAGCCTTGATGATAAATATTACGTACAAGATAccattacagaaaaaaatgaaaaataa